The window GGCAAAACCCCAACCATCTCATAGGACTGATCACTCCAGTGGATCCGTCTTCCCAGGTACATCAGACCCCCGCATTCCGCATAAACCGGAAGTCCCTCTTCAATCCGGCGGCGCAGATGACTTCGGAAGCTTTGGTTGGCCTCCAATTCCCGGGCCAACACTTCGGGAAACCCTCCCCCAATATATAATCCGTCAACCTCCGGCAACTGCTGGTCCGCTATGGCACTGACGGCAACCAGGCTGGCCCCGGCCTCCACCAAGGCCTCCAGGTTTTCGGGATAATAAAAAGAAAAAGATCGGTCCTTGATAACGCCAATAACAGGACCTTTTTGGGAAGGTACTTGTTCCTTGCTCAGCCAGCGAATCTCCGCCGCCTCGGTCACCGGTGATTCTTCCACCAGATCGGGCCAGTCTCTGGCAACCTTCAATATCCCCTCGATGTCCAGATAGTTGGCAGCGGCTTCACCGATTTCCCGGATGGCTGCCGACAGCCTCTCATCTTCTCCGGCGGGAACAAGCCCCAGATGCCTGTCCGGAATGACAAACTGTTTTCCCTTGGGCATCGCCCCCAGGACCGGTACGTCACAATATTCTTTAATGGAGGCCCGAAGTGTTTGTTCATGGCGGCTCCGGGCCACCATATTAAGGATCACTCCCCCAATTTTAACCTCCGGATCAAAATTGGCAAAACCATTCACCATGGCTGCCACGCTGCGGGTCATACGGGTGCAGTTAATGACCAGCAGCACCGGGGCCTGCACAATCTTGGCAATTTCCGCCGCACTTCCGCTGCCGGCGATGTCCACCCCATCAAAAAGGCCCATAGCCCCTTCAATAATGGCCATGTCGCTGTTCCTGGCGTGCCGAATAAAGGCGCTGCGTATGGCCTGCCGTTCCATAAGGTAACTGTCCAGGTTTCTGCAGGTATGCCCCGCTACCCTGGTTAACCAACTGGGGTCGATAAAATCCGGGCCCTTTTTAAAAGGCTGCACTTTTAGCCCTCCGGCGGTTAAAGCGGCGATAAGGCCTACGGTAATGGTTGTCTTGCCGGAACGGCCCTGGGGAGCAGCCACCAGCACTCTGGGTATAGGGTATACTGCAGACAAGTTAATACCACCTCTTGCTACTGGGTAGTTTGAAGCCGGTTCCTCAAGGGCATTTCCCGGCTCTATAGTTATCATCTTATGTATTATTTAGCATTCCTTAAGGCGACCATTTTATCCATCACCCTAATAAGGACATTTTTAGGAAAAGCCCTCAAGGCTAACAACCAAGGACTTATAATAGTAACACCCTCACCCAGAGCATTCCGGGTGAGGGTGATCAGTACCGAATCTTATACGCAACCGGTAGGCTTAGGAAGACCAGCCAGTTTGCAGGCACCCTTAGCAGGGCCGGTAGGGAACAGTTCATAAATGCCTTTCAGGCTAAAGCCGGTGTCTTTGCACAGCTTACGGACCATGGGAGCAATCCCGAACTGGAAGAAATAGTCACGCAGGTATTTAATCACTTTCCAGTGATCTTCGGTTAATTCATCAATACCTTCTTCTTTGGAAAAATATTTTGCTACATCCTCGGTCCAAGTGTCGGGGTTTAATAAGAAACCGTCCTCATCAACTTCGATTTGCTGGCCAGCAACTTCAATAAATGCCATTTTGAGAGAGCACCTCCAATTTTTTATTTAAGCCCCGCCAAGCGGTGCTGTAATACCATTTTATATTATATACGTTTCTGAAAAATTTTTGTAGTAGTACAAGCAGAATATTTTTAGAAAGCTACAATATTCTCTGATCTATACCAAATTTTTCTATTTATTGATCGGCGGATAAAGGGCCAGGCCAACCAAATCGATCAAGCCTTTCACCTCTACGCCAAGCTTATGCTCCTCCACCATCGGATAAAGCTGGGCTTTACAAATGGAACAGGGAGCGCAAAGAATTCCGTTGCCGTCCTTGTCAACACCGGTTGCCCGGACCTGCTCGGCTTTCTTGGCAGAAAACTTAATTCTCAAATCATACATTTCAGGATCGTCAAACAAAATGGCGGATCCACCACCGCAGCAGAAATTGCGCTCGCGGTTGGGAGTCATTTCCACAAAATTACTTACACTGGCGTTCATAACAACGCGCAGGCGGTCGCAAAGGTTGCACGCCCGGCCAAAGTTACAGGGATCATGCAGCGTAACCGGCCTGTCGTTTACTTCCTTGTGCAGTTTTAGCGCACCTTGTTCAATATAGTAGGACACCTCGTCATGAAGGTGCACAATGGGAATCCGGCCGGGACGGTCCAGCATTCCGGGCAGATACATCTTTCCGGCGCGCCAGCCGTGGCCGCACTCGCCCCAGACAATCTTCTTGCAGCCCAGCTTCAGCGCCTCGTCAATAACGCGCATGCAGTTGGCCCGCAGGGTTGCACGCTGATCAAAGAGCAAACCAAAGTTACCGGCTTCGGCAATCTCACTGCTCATGGTCCAGTTGATGCCCAGGTAGTGGAAGAATTTGGCCGCGCCCATCATGGTGTTGGGATTCAGCAGAAAATCCGCGGAAGAGGGAATATACAAAATGTCGGAATTCGGTTTGTCCACCGGAATCTTGATGTCTACGCCGGTCTCTTCCATGATTTCTTCTTCCAGGAACTCATTGGTATCAATCAGACCCATCTTGGGCAGCCCGGTATGGTTGCCGGTTTTAGCCATGGCGGCGCCCACCGAAGCCTGCAGCTTGGGCACCATGCCCAGCCAATGCAGCAACTGGCGTCCGGCCATGGTTACCTCACAGGTATCCAGACCAAAGGGGCAAACCATCGCGCAGCGGCGGCACTCATTGCACTGATAGAAGTAGGAAAACATTTTCTCAATGTCTTCCAATTCCAAATCCTTGGCGCCGATGAAACCGCCCAAAAACTTGCCTTCCGGGGTGAAATACCGCTTCCATACCTTGCGCAGCAAATCAGCACGGTTGGTAGGAATGTTATAGGGGTCTCTGGTGCCTAAATAGGTGTGACAGTTTTCAGCGCACAGGCCGCACTTTGTACAGGACTCAAAAGTCAGCATCAGAGAGCGGAATTTCTGTCCCAGTTCATTAAGATGCTTGATGGCGGTCTCCACCTTCTGGTCATCAGGAACGGGATTGATGTGAATTTTCAACATATCCGCAGCACTGGCTTTAACAGGCTGCTTTAATCCAGATTCAGTTAACGGCATTTATTGCACCCCCCCTGAAGCGGAATGTCCGCCGGATACGGCATGACCGGTACCGCCCACGGCAGCGCCGGGCATTCCATTGGCAGGTTCAACGTAAGGACGATTAATAATCCAGCGGTGAGCAAACATGCCAAACACATGCAGCAGTTTACTGAAGGGGAAAATAATCATCAAAACTTGAACCAGGAATAAGTGAAGCACAAACATGGGTTTATGCATAACTTCCATATCGGGAGTTATGGGATTAAAAAAGAGTAAGCTGGCTACATAATCCCGAACAGGCTCGTAATGAATGCCCCACTCGGGAACAAAGCGCATAAAGTTACCTACGGAAACAATGGCGATCAGTAACAGCAGATGTGCATAATCGCTGGGAGCGGAGACCTGCTTCACTTCATTGATGGCCATCCGGCGGTACAGTAAATATAACAGTCCAATTAAAATCAAAATGCCAAAGGACGTACCAAATAAGTTAGATAGCTGTTCACTCATCTCCACCGAGGTAAGACCGATATATGCAAACTGCCTGCCCAGCAAGCCGATGCCCATAACGTGTCCACCGATAATAAAGAACAGGGCAATGTGCATAAACCATGCACCGACCCACAGGGCTTTGTCACTTTTAAACATACTGCGGAAAAATACCGCTTCTGTAGCAATGTCCAGCATGGCGCCCGCCTGGGTGGTCGGAGCAGGGGTCAGTGTAATGTTGTGCACAATCCGCCCGCTGGCCCATCTTCCCAGTCGATAAAGAATCCCAATGACAAAGACCGCCACAGAGATATAAGGAAGTATTTGTAAAACAAAATAGGTCACCACTACACCTCCTCCGGTTGCCCAAAGTTTTTATGATATACTTCGATAACCAGTCAATGCTTCGCTACGCAAAACCAACTTTAAAAGACCTTGCGTCCGCTCTACCATCCCCAACCCACCTTAAAACAAGCTTTACTCTAAAGTTCTTGCAGGGAACAGGCTTCGTTGGGACAGGTTACAACACAGGTTTCACAGCCCATGCAGTCCGTCTCGGCACCGGTTACTTCAGCCTTGGCGTCAACCATACCAAGAATACCGGCGGGACAGGCGTCAACGCATTCGCCGCAGCCTTCGCATTTATCGGCGTTAATTGAAATCATATACATTCCACATACCTCCTTTAACAAAAAATTTAAAATTCTTTTTTGGGGGATGGGGATTGGGGGGGTTATCTTATTACGCTTAATATCAAACGCCGGCACAGTTGAAATAACAGGCAAATAGGCATTCCTATCCCCTGCCAGTGATACTATGCCTATTTCGTTGCAATTGGAATTATTCCTTCTTAAATCGTCAATTTTTTTTGAAAATGTGTGCCGTACAAATTTTCCCACACATATTTCCGGTACTTTATTTAACTGGACAACTACTTATAGAAATATACCATTTTTACCGCCCCGGCGTAAAGAACTTATTGCTGACTCTGCAGGACAGATTTGGCAGCATTCTCAGTTCTTCTCCATTTATATTCATTCTCCCTATGCATCCTTATGGTTTACCAAATTACTGCATTTTGCTTTTTTTAGCCATTTGGAGGTAGGATTTTGTATACATTTGGAGAAAATAAGTACCGGGAGGTGATAATTCGTGTCTGTTTATGATATGGCCATTGAATTAGGCAAAGCTTTATCCGCCACGGAAGAATATACCCGGGTAAAAGAGA is drawn from Desulforamulus ruminis DSM 2154 and contains these coding sequences:
- a CDS encoding cobyrinate a,c-diamide synthase gives rise to the protein MSAVYPIPRVLVAAPQGRSGKTTITVGLIAALTAGGLKVQPFKKGPDFIDPSWLTRVAGHTCRNLDSYLMERQAIRSAFIRHARNSDMAIIEGAMGLFDGVDIAGSGSAAEIAKIVQAPVLLVINCTRMTRSVAAMVNGFANFDPEVKIGGVILNMVARSRHEQTLRASIKEYCDVPVLGAMPKGKQFVIPDRHLGLVPAGEDERLSAAIREIGEAAANYLDIEGILKVARDWPDLVEESPVTEAAEIRWLSKEQVPSQKGPVIGVIKDRSFSFYYPENLEALVEAGASLVAVSAIADQQLPEVDGLYIGGGFPEVLARELEANQSFRSHLRRRIEEGLPVYAECGGLMYLGRRIHWSDQSYEMVGVLPLEVEMLKKPQGHGYMHLEVLPGTPYYSEKKLVRGHEFHHSRVVNLDEDCNFAFRVRRGHGINGEYDGLHYKNVVALYNHIHALVEKDWAKEFVHMALRWKQDHKKT
- a CDS encoding TusE/DsrC/DsvC family sulfur relay protein, with the translated sequence MAFIEVAGQQIEVDEDGFLLNPDTWTEDVAKYFSKEEGIDELTEDHWKVIKYLRDYFFQFGIAPMVRKLCKDTGFSLKGIYELFPTGPAKGACKLAGLPKPTGCV
- a CDS encoding (Fe-S)-binding protein, whose product is MPLTESGLKQPVKASAADMLKIHINPVPDDQKVETAIKHLNELGQKFRSLMLTFESCTKCGLCAENCHTYLGTRDPYNIPTNRADLLRKVWKRYFTPEGKFLGGFIGAKDLELEDIEKMFSYFYQCNECRRCAMVCPFGLDTCEVTMAGRQLLHWLGMVPKLQASVGAAMAKTGNHTGLPKMGLIDTNEFLEEEIMEETGVDIKIPVDKPNSDILYIPSSADFLLNPNTMMGAAKFFHYLGINWTMSSEIAEAGNFGLLFDQRATLRANCMRVIDEALKLGCKKIVWGECGHGWRAGKMYLPGMLDRPGRIPIVHLHDEVSYYIEQGALKLHKEVNDRPVTLHDPCNFGRACNLCDRLRVVMNASVSNFVEMTPNRERNFCCGGGSAILFDDPEMYDLRIKFSAKKAEQVRATGVDKDGNGILCAPCSICKAQLYPMVEEHKLGVEVKGLIDLVGLALYPPINK
- a CDS encoding respiratory nitrate reductase subunit gamma, coding for MTYFVLQILPYISVAVFVIGILYRLGRWASGRIVHNITLTPAPTTQAGAMLDIATEAVFFRSMFKSDKALWVGAWFMHIALFFIIGGHVMGIGLLGRQFAYIGLTSVEMSEQLSNLFGTSFGILILIGLLYLLYRRMAINEVKQVSAPSDYAHLLLLIAIVSVGNFMRFVPEWGIHYEPVRDYVASLLFFNPITPDMEVMHKPMFVLHLFLVQVLMIIFPFSKLLHVFGMFAHRWIINRPYVEPANGMPGAAVGGTGHAVSGGHSASGGVQ
- a CDS encoding 4Fe-4S binding protein; protein product: MYMISINADKCEGCGECVDACPAGILGMVDAKAEVTGAETDCMGCETCVVTCPNEACSLQEL